One window from the genome of Aliidongia dinghuensis encodes:
- a CDS encoding M13 family metallopeptidase — protein MRRSLLLPALILASVSTAASAQAVVPTAEDGLMVGAIDPAVSPCQDFYAHACNGWLKANPIPPDQTSWDADSQLVESNRAKLKAILERAAADPTPATKRIGDYWAACMDESAIEAKGIEPLRPELDGIAAVTERRDLAPLVAHLHLIGTDVLFSFGSDQDFRDATKVIAEVDQAGLGLPDRDYYLKKGKEADQTRAAYVAHVERLFELLGEPAAQAARDADTVMAFETALARASLSTVRRRDPSAVYHKGPRSELDRLVPDFDWAAYLLGVGSPDFDALNVAAPDFLAAVERLLVTTPVEDVKTYLRAHLLAHAADMLPARFVEESFDFYGRTLTGAKELRPRWKRCVGFTDGDLGEDLGRIYVEDAFGAEGKARILALVKNLKAAFAQDIAGLGWMGAETKQKALHKLEVMAEKIGYPDKWRDYSALEIQRDDALGNRFRGATFEFRRQLAKIDKPVDKDEWYMSPPTVNAYYDDQRNDINFPAGILQPPNFDAHWDDAINYGAIGATIGHEMTHGFDDSGRLFDADGNLANWWTKKDAANYHARSECIAREYAGFSPLPGVKLDGHLTLGENTADNGGTRLALMALRKALAAPDRNSHTPQKIDGYTPDQRFFLAYAQSWCTNQTPASARLQALTDPHSTASFRVNGVVANMPEFAHAFSCRPGTPMAPAKSCRVW, from the coding sequence TTGCGTCGTTCCCTGCTCCTGCCCGCCCTGATCCTCGCCAGCGTTTCGACCGCCGCGTCGGCCCAGGCCGTGGTGCCCACGGCCGAGGACGGGCTCATGGTGGGCGCCATCGATCCGGCCGTCTCGCCGTGCCAGGATTTCTACGCCCATGCCTGCAACGGCTGGCTCAAGGCCAACCCGATTCCGCCGGATCAGACCAGTTGGGACGCCGATTCCCAGCTGGTCGAGAGCAACCGGGCGAAGCTCAAGGCGATCCTCGAGCGGGCCGCCGCCGATCCCACGCCCGCGACCAAGCGCATCGGCGACTATTGGGCCGCCTGCATGGACGAGAGCGCCATCGAGGCCAAGGGCATCGAGCCGCTCCGGCCCGAACTCGACGGCATCGCGGCGGTGACCGAGCGCCGTGACCTGGCGCCGCTCGTAGCACACCTGCACCTGATCGGCACCGACGTGCTGTTCAGCTTCGGCTCCGACCAGGATTTCCGCGACGCGACCAAGGTCATCGCCGAGGTCGACCAGGCCGGTCTCGGTCTGCCCGATCGGGACTATTACCTGAAGAAGGGCAAGGAAGCGGACCAGACGCGCGCCGCCTACGTCGCCCATGTCGAGCGGCTGTTCGAGCTCCTGGGCGAGCCCGCGGCTCAGGCCGCGCGGGACGCCGACACGGTGATGGCGTTCGAGACGGCGCTCGCCCGCGCCTCGCTCTCGACCGTCCGCCGGCGCGACCCGAGCGCCGTCTATCACAAGGGCCCGCGCAGCGAGCTCGACCGGCTCGTCCCCGACTTCGACTGGGCGGCTTACCTCTTGGGTGTCGGCTCCCCGGATTTCGACGCGCTCAATGTCGCAGCACCGGATTTCCTCGCCGCGGTCGAGCGGCTGCTGGTCACGACGCCCGTCGAGGACGTGAAGACCTATTTGCGAGCCCATCTCCTCGCCCATGCCGCCGACATGCTGCCGGCGCGCTTCGTCGAGGAAAGCTTTGATTTCTATGGCCGCACGCTCACCGGTGCCAAGGAGCTGCGCCCGCGCTGGAAGCGCTGCGTCGGCTTCACCGACGGCGATCTCGGCGAAGACCTGGGCCGGATCTATGTCGAGGATGCGTTCGGCGCCGAGGGCAAGGCGCGCATCCTGGCGCTGGTCAAGAATCTGAAGGCGGCCTTCGCCCAGGACATCGCCGGCCTCGGCTGGATGGGCGCGGAGACCAAACAGAAAGCACTGCACAAGCTCGAGGTCATGGCCGAGAAAATCGGCTATCCGGACAAGTGGCGCGACTATTCGGCACTCGAGATCCAGCGCGACGATGCGCTCGGCAACCGTTTCCGCGGTGCCACGTTCGAGTTCCGCCGGCAGCTCGCCAAGATCGACAAGCCGGTCGACAAGGACGAATGGTACATGTCGCCGCCGACGGTCAACGCGTACTACGACGACCAGCGCAACGACATCAATTTCCCGGCCGGCATCCTGCAGCCGCCGAATTTCGACGCCCATTGGGACGACGCGATCAACTACGGCGCGATCGGCGCCACGATCGGCCACGAGATGACCCACGGCTTCGACGATTCCGGCCGCCTGTTCGATGCCGATGGCAATCTCGCCAACTGGTGGACGAAGAAGGACGCAGCGAACTACCACGCACGCTCGGAATGCATCGCGCGCGAATATGCCGGCTTCAGCCCGCTGCCGGGCGTCAAGCTCGACGGCCATCTGACCTTGGGCGAGAACACCGCCGACAACGGCGGCACGCGGCTGGCCCTGATGGCGCTCCGCAAGGCGCTCGCCGCCCCGGACCGGAATTCGCATACGCCCCAGAAGATAGACGGCTACACACCGGACCAGCGCTTCTTCCTCGCCTATGCCCAGAGCTGGTGCACGAACCAGACGCCGGCGTCCGCCCGGCTGCAGGCGCTGACCGACCCGCATTCGACCGCGTCCTTCCGCGTCAACGGCGTGGTCGCGAACATGCCGGAATTCGCACACGCCTTCTCGTGCAGGCCCGGCACGCCGATGGCGCCGGCCAAGAGCTGCCGGGTGTGGTGA
- a CDS encoding class I SAM-dependent methyltransferase translates to MITLAEAREAYRGYAPTYDLLFGPLLQRARRRAIRAANDRPGQRVLEIGVGTGLSLPYYRPDVRLVGIDVSAEMLAKAEARARRCGLAERCQFQLMSAEAMAFADDSFDLVVALFVASTVQDLGRFGAEIGRVCRPQGRIMLVNHFSTPAGLSARLDRQLSRFAGSLGFEPYFPLDRFLAETGLRVTASAPAGLFGRLRLIEAGKG, encoded by the coding sequence ATGATCACCCTCGCCGAAGCGCGCGAAGCCTATCGCGGCTATGCCCCGACCTATGACTTGCTGTTCGGGCCGCTGCTGCAGCGCGCGCGCCGGCGGGCGATCCGGGCGGCGAACGACCGGCCGGGGCAGCGGGTGCTGGAGATCGGTGTCGGCACCGGCCTGTCGCTGCCCTACTACCGGCCGGATGTCCGGCTCGTCGGCATCGACGTCTCGGCCGAAATGCTGGCCAAGGCTGAGGCGCGGGCCCGGCGCTGCGGCCTTGCCGAGCGCTGCCAATTCCAGCTGATGTCGGCCGAGGCCATGGCCTTTGCCGACGACAGTTTCGATCTGGTGGTGGCGCTCTTCGTCGCCTCCACGGTGCAGGACCTGGGCCGGTTCGGCGCGGAAATCGGTCGGGTCTGCCGGCCCCAGGGCCGCATCATGCTGGTGAACCATTTCTCGACGCCGGCCGGGCTCTCGGCCCGGCTCGACCGGCAGCTCAGCCGCTTCGCGGGCTCGCTCGGGTTCGAGCCCTATTTCCCGCTCGACCGCTTCCTCGCGGAAACCGGGCTCCGGGTCACGGCCAGCGCACCGGCCGGGTTGTTCGGCCGGCTCAGGCTCATAGAGGCGGGCAAGGGCTGA
- a CDS encoding ABC transporter ATP-binding protein yields the protein MASPLLEVQDLTVRFRGLVAVDHVNFTVEPGTVHGLIGPNGAGKTTCFNLVSGLIPPSGGTVRLAGASLDGLPSWKRTRAGLSRTFQNIRMFQEMTVRENVMTGMHARLAASIPEILARFGRFRPEERQAKARADELLAFVGLTDAADRRAGDLPYGDQRRLEIARALASGPKLLLLDEPAAGMNPTETQALVGLLNRLKQDGLTLLLVEHDMHFVMSLCDRITVLNFGRKIAEGSPREVREDPAVIEAYLGAKVAEKLKGSEA from the coding sequence GCTCGTCGCGGTCGACCACGTCAACTTCACGGTCGAGCCCGGCACGGTGCACGGGCTCATCGGCCCGAACGGCGCCGGCAAGACGACCTGCTTCAACCTCGTCTCCGGCCTGATCCCGCCGAGCGGCGGCACGGTCAGGCTCGCCGGTGCATCGCTCGACGGCCTGCCGAGCTGGAAGCGCACCCGCGCCGGCCTGTCGCGCACGTTCCAGAACATCCGCATGTTCCAGGAAATGACTGTGCGCGAGAACGTGATGACGGGCATGCATGCACGGCTCGCGGCCTCGATCCCGGAGATCCTCGCCCGCTTCGGCCGGTTCCGGCCCGAGGAGCGCCAGGCCAAGGCGCGAGCGGACGAGCTCTTGGCCTTCGTCGGCCTCACGGACGCCGCCGACCGGCGTGCCGGCGACCTGCCCTATGGTGACCAGCGCCGGCTTGAGATCGCCCGCGCGCTCGCCTCCGGCCCGAAGCTCCTGCTGCTCGACGAGCCCGCGGCCGGCATGAACCCAACCGAGACCCAGGCACTGGTTGGTTTGCTGAACCGCCTGAAGCAGGACGGGCTGACCTTGCTGCTGGTCGAGCACGACATGCATTTCGTCATGAGCCTGTGCGACCGCATTACCGTGCTGAACTTCGGCCGCAAGATCGCCGAAGGCAGCCCGCGCGAGGTGCGCGAGGACCCGGCCGTAATCGAGGCCTATCTGGGTGCCAAGGTGGCCGAGAAGCTGAAAGGGAGCGAGGCATGA
- a CDS encoding metallophosphoesterase family protein → MQPLDPVTHRNTSFQPLPRALGLPPYHYDLSDHFPDIAQSITAAKQQVFHVVGDTGGIKDAEYQGNVAALMVQHLADAGDAKPQFCYHVGDVVYFTGAKSEYYAQFYEPYAHYEAPIFSIPGNHDGEVDDPSAQTSLDGWVQYFMQANPDVDPISKDAPRVQLSLPNVYWTFVTPFATFIGMYTNVPEHGSIDSTQQQWLTNEFATAPDDRALILALHHPIYSFDTYHSGSSKMADALENAIRDTGRVPNMVLTGHVHNYQLIEHEIISGTPTPFLVVGNGGYHNLHQLSAAPGDSAVDTGAVLKDAEEIWGFLTLTIDSESISGVPIFVDRDKNVTEGKPFKYTAKPLKLADPKSVPTL, encoded by the coding sequence GTGCAGCCGCTCGATCCGGTGACCCATCGCAACACCAGCTTTCAGCCGCTGCCGCGGGCCCTCGGCCTGCCGCCCTACCACTACGATCTCTCCGACCATTTCCCGGACATCGCGCAATCGATCACCGCTGCCAAGCAGCAGGTATTCCACGTCGTCGGCGACACGGGCGGCATCAAGGACGCGGAATATCAGGGCAACGTCGCGGCCCTGATGGTGCAGCACCTGGCGGACGCCGGCGATGCCAAGCCGCAGTTCTGCTACCACGTCGGCGACGTGGTCTATTTCACCGGCGCCAAGAGCGAATATTACGCGCAGTTCTACGAGCCCTACGCGCATTACGAGGCGCCGATCTTCTCGATCCCGGGCAACCACGACGGCGAGGTCGACGATCCCTCGGCGCAGACCTCGCTCGACGGCTGGGTGCAGTACTTCATGCAGGCCAACCCGGACGTCGACCCGATCTCCAAGGATGCGCCGCGTGTGCAGCTGAGCCTGCCCAACGTCTATTGGACGTTCGTGACGCCGTTCGCGACCTTCATCGGCATGTATACCAACGTGCCGGAGCACGGCTCGATCGATTCGACGCAGCAGCAGTGGCTGACCAACGAGTTCGCGACCGCGCCGGACGACCGGGCACTGATCCTGGCGCTGCATCACCCGATCTACTCGTTCGACACGTATCACAGCGGCAGCTCCAAGATGGCGGACGCGCTCGAGAACGCGATCCGCGACACCGGCCGGGTGCCGAACATGGTGCTGACGGGCCATGTGCATAATTACCAGCTGATCGAGCACGAGATCATCTCGGGCACGCCGACACCGTTCCTGGTCGTCGGCAACGGCGGCTACCACAATTTGCACCAGCTGAGCGCCGCGCCCGGCGACAGCGCGGTGGACACGGGCGCCGTGCTGAAGGACGCGGAAGAAATCTGGGGCTTCCTCACCCTGACGATCGACAGCGAGTCGATCTCCGGCGTGCCGATCTTTGTCGATCGCGACAAGAACGTTACCGAGGGCAAGCCGTTCAAATACACGGCCAAGCCGCTGAAGCTTGCCGATCCGAAGTCGGTGCCGACGCTCTGA
- a CDS encoding ABC transporter ATP-binding protein has product MSGSPGSVLEVRGLTLGYGRTDAVKGIDLDVADGAVVSLIGANGAGKTTTLRGLSGLLRARSGSVKFAGAEMAGQSAYKIARAGIVQVPEGRQVFANMTIDENLRMGAYLVADAAEIQRRRQGVLDRFPRLGERLQQLAGLLSGGEQQMLAMGRALMADPKLLLLDEPSMGLAPLFIEEIFQIIRALKAERRTILLVEQNAQAALEVADHAYVLETGRIKLHGPAAEIANNPEVIAAYLGAA; this is encoded by the coding sequence ATGAGCGGGTCGCCCGGCTCTGTGCTGGAGGTCCGCGGCCTGACGCTGGGCTACGGGCGGACCGATGCGGTCAAGGGCATCGACCTCGACGTCGCCGACGGTGCCGTGGTCTCGCTGATCGGCGCCAACGGCGCCGGCAAGACCACGACGCTGCGCGGCCTTTCCGGCCTTCTGAGGGCGCGCTCGGGCTCGGTCAAGTTCGCCGGTGCCGAGATGGCCGGGCAGTCCGCCTACAAGATCGCGCGCGCCGGCATCGTCCAGGTGCCGGAGGGCCGCCAGGTCTTCGCGAACATGACGATCGACGAGAACCTGCGCATGGGCGCCTATCTGGTCGCCGACGCGGCCGAGATTCAGCGCCGCCGCCAGGGCGTGCTCGACCGGTTCCCGCGATTGGGCGAGCGGCTGCAGCAGCTGGCCGGCCTCTTGTCCGGCGGCGAGCAGCAGATGCTGGCGATGGGTCGCGCGCTGATGGCGGACCCGAAGCTGCTGCTGCTCGACGAGCCGTCGATGGGCCTGGCGCCGCTGTTCATCGAGGAGATCTTCCAGATCATCCGTGCCTTGAAGGCCGAACGACGGACCATTCTCCTGGTCGAGCAGAACGCCCAGGCCGCCCTCGAGGTCGCCGACCACGCCTACGTCCTCGAGACCGGCCGCATCAAGCTGCACGGGCCAGCCGCCGAGATCGCCAACAACCCGGAAGTGATCGCCGCCTATCTGGGGGCGGCGTGA
- a CDS encoding Yip1 family protein — translation MTVLDHPPAAFAGIVARIKAILLSPLTEWPKIEAEPATIGGLYTGYILILAAIRPVCSAIHGIVFGYGFAGFSYRPSVGSALSTAILQYVLALAGVFVLALVIDVLAPRFGGQSNRVQAFKVAAYSSTAAWVAGIFSLLPWLGVLGILGLYSLYLLYLGLPRLMKAPEAKALGYTATVIVVAVVLYLVLGFIGGRLAGFGASVPPERAATATQGSAGSAGTIDLPNGAHLDMGKLQSAVNQLGAVAKQIDPSQSGNKSTDAGAPPVKAVSTDSLKALLPASLPGGFSRTELSSGTAFGGAGAEATYQSGSNTLKLSVTDLAAAGSLASLAGVFGIESDHETATGFDKVARVNGQLTVQQYDRQSHAGKYSVLIDDRFMIGAEGTVGSFDDLKSAVATIAPERVLALR, via the coding sequence ATGACGGTTCTGGATCATCCTCCGGCAGCCTTCGCCGGGATCGTCGCCCGCATCAAGGCGATCCTGCTCTCGCCCTTGACCGAGTGGCCGAAGATCGAGGCGGAGCCCGCCACGATCGGGGGCCTCTATACCGGCTATATCCTCATCCTCGCCGCCATCCGCCCGGTGTGCAGCGCCATCCACGGCATCGTGTTCGGCTACGGCTTTGCCGGGTTCAGCTATCGGCCGTCGGTCGGCAGCGCGCTCTCCACCGCCATCCTGCAATATGTCCTGGCGCTCGCCGGCGTGTTCGTCCTGGCGCTGGTGATCGACGTGCTCGCCCCGCGCTTCGGCGGCCAGAGCAACCGGGTGCAAGCCTTCAAGGTCGCGGCCTATTCCTCGACAGCCGCCTGGGTCGCGGGCATTTTTTCACTGCTGCCATGGCTCGGCGTACTGGGCATTCTCGGGCTCTACAGCCTCTATCTGCTTTACCTGGGCCTGCCGCGCCTGATGAAGGCGCCGGAAGCGAAGGCGCTCGGATATACCGCGACGGTCATTGTCGTCGCCGTCGTGCTCTATCTGGTCCTGGGCTTCATCGGCGGTCGGCTCGCCGGCTTCGGCGCCTCCGTGCCGCCCGAGCGGGCGGCCACCGCCACCCAGGGCAGCGCCGGCAGTGCCGGGACGATCGATCTGCCCAACGGCGCGCACCTCGACATGGGCAAGCTGCAGTCGGCGGTCAATCAGCTGGGCGCCGTCGCCAAGCAGATCGATCCGAGCCAGTCCGGCAACAAGAGCACCGACGCCGGTGCGCCGCCGGTCAAGGCTGTCTCGACCGACAGCCTCAAGGCGTTGCTGCCGGCGAGCCTGCCGGGTGGCTTCTCGCGCACCGAGCTCTCGAGCGGCACGGCGTTCGGTGGCGCCGGGGCCGAGGCGACCTACCAGAGCGGCAGCAATACGCTGAAGCTGAGCGTGACCGACCTCGCCGCCGCCGGCTCGCTCGCGAGCCTGGCCGGCGTGTTCGGCATCGAAAGCGACCATGAGACGGCAACCGGCTTCGACAAGGTCGCGCGCGTCAATGGCCAGCTGACGGTCCAGCAGTACGACCGACAGTCCCATGCCGGCAAATACAGCGTGCTGATCGACGACCGGTTCATGATCGGTGCCGAGGGCACGGTCGGCTCGTTCGACGACCTCAAGAGCGCGGTCGCGACCATCGCGCCGGAGCGGGTGCTGGCGCTCAGATAG